DNA from Acanthochromis polyacanthus isolate Apoly-LR-REF ecotype Palm Island chromosome 7, KAUST_Apoly_ChrSc, whole genome shotgun sequence:
TTATTTTCCTGactgatgttttttaaattgctaAAACGTCATCATCCATTGTAAAGACGGACCACTGACCTCTTCAGGGGAGAACCTGTCTGCCTGTGTTGTCAGCATTTCCGTCacactgtgaaaacaaacagtgaTGGTGAGCAAACCAAACACTCATTTCATCAAATACTCACACACATCAATGTTACACACAAGTCTTTCTTTAATGTTCCTTTTCCCTCGGGGTCGAACACTTTGAAGGCATTGAGGATGGTCTCCTCTGGGTCAGCACCTGGAGGTGAAAAGTGGCAATTTGGAattgatgaaaaattaaaacaaaggtaactttttttttcttgtaagtGCTATGCTCCTGGTATCTACACACATAGGAGGAGTCATACAATGACATCCTTGTTCACCTTTTAATTTCTCTCCAAACATGGTGAGAAAGACTGTGAAATTAACCGGTCCTGGTGCCTCCTTCAGCATGTCATCAATCTCCTCTTGTTTGACATTTAAACGGCCTGGAGAAAGATGGGACAAGAGGTGGAATGGCGGTTAGGGCtgtaactaatgattattttcattattgattcATTTCATGACCATCTTTCAagctaattgattaattgtttgGTCGATACactgtcagaaaacagtgaaaaatagcTGTCGTAACCTCCAAGCGCCCAAGGTGACTTCCTCAGATTGCCTGGATTTTCAAAACCAAAAGACATCCATTTTGTCATCACGAAGACAAGAAAtgctcacatttgagaagctggaactTGAGGATGTTTGCCAATTTTGTTGGATAATCTTGTGAAGTGTGATTGTGTGAAGCTgtcacaacagaaaacagacacataGTGATCTTACCCAAAGCTGCAAAAGTGTCTCTCAGGTCATTCTTGTCAATGAAGCCATCTCTGTTTTGGTCCATGATAGTGAAAGCCTGCAGAAGTGGGATTGTTACATGCCATGTCTCCAGTGTGCACACTAAGCAGCCACCACACAGTGAGCTGCTCAATTTCAAcgtgaaagaaaacatttggcaGAGCACTGACTTCTTTGAACTCCTGGATCTGGGCCTGTTCAAACATGGAGAACACATTGGAGCTGGCTCCCTCCGCTCTCTTCTTTGCTTTCTTGGGTGCCTGCAGGGTTTGACGATGACACTCTAATTAGATCCAAAACTAATGACACGATCGTCACCTGGCTCTCTGCTTCAGCTTCACTCGTTATCGGTTTTACTGTCACACATGCATTTCTATGATAACGAGAAATGATCAGCAAACTTACCAAGTGTGGGGGCATTAAATGCACAAAAGGCAGGGTTTATACTAGGGCACGCATTTCATTAGGAAGGATTACAAACACTGTCAGtttgttatggaaatatttACTCAAGCTTCCAATTTTGTGAGAATGCAGACTAAGCCTGGGGAGGTGTGGTCCCATGCCTGCACTCCCATAGTCTCAGGATCACATGAGGGATTATTCTATAGGGCCTGGGTGATGACAGGATGGTACACTGAGCCCTGTTTGATCAGAAATCCCTCGGAGGGAAGGATTATGTTGAACTATTTACATGACTGCCAAGGAACTGTGAAAAACAGTGTAAGGGGATGCAGTGCAATGACATCATTTTGCTTGGATTCACGGGCCTCTCGACAGCTGCTGTCTAACCCTTGTTGTGGATTAGCTCTTGAGCACTTGTATATCTCGTGGACGGGACCTCTAGCGCTCAGATTcatttaattctttattttgttttaagaGGATTCGTGTACTCCAGGGAAATGAGGCAGAGTTTCATGATGCTGCCAGCAGAGATCATGATTGAAACAGCAGAAACTTTATTGTTTAAAagaattcatttattattattattgaccTCTTTGTGACCTGCACCTGTTACTCTTCTCTCTCCCACTCATCTTTGTTCAACTCTTCTCTCAGTTTTTACCTTTTAACtcattttcctttcctttcctttcctttcctttcctttcctttcctttcctttcctttcctttcctttcctttcctttcctttcctttcctttcctttcctttcctttcctttcctttcttttgtcTTGTGTCCTCTTCAGTTGCTCTTCTCCTCATTCGAGTCTTGTTGTGTGTTCATAGTAATAGATTTCAGAGTGGTGAAGGTTGGGGTGAGTGGCAGAGGGGATACGTCCTTATCTATATTTAGTACACATGCGTTTACCACACCATTACCAACATAAAAGAAACAGAGGACATTTATTTTCACGTACCCCTACTACATTACTCAGAGGTGCAACAATACAGACAGAGAAATCATAAATTCCTACATCATGACCCCTACAATATCCAAAACAAACCTTCACCAGTGAGTGCATCCActccttttctcctctttccttctttctcctttcctgtccttccctgtcctcctcctccttcccacTGTCTCATCTTAtctgctctcctctcctgtcctctaaTCCTCTCTTGTCTTCGctccttttctcttctcttctctcttcccTTTTCCTCTCCTTAAATATGTAAAGATGTACagcagttgtgtgtgtgcaaaatTTCCCTGTGCGGTttaattgtaaaaatgaaaacagaaccaTTAAAGGATTAGCTTAAGGTCCAAGGTCTccttctctttccctctctcctctcctctgcaaAACACAATTACAttgtactcattttttaaaaaaaaaatcatcattgtGAGTAGACAAATATAATCAATAACTCATCAATAGGACAACTGGAGTGCTGTcctattgaatatttttttaaatctgtattcAGCACCCATAAGCATATTGACATGGAGTGTATTGATTCATTATCACTGGCATGAGAGGAGCAAGGCGTAATTCATCAAAACAAACCATGGCAGTATAATGTACAAATATAGGACATACTATATAAACACATTAGCCATGCAGCAGGAGCAGAATGCCGCCTTACAGTCTGCTGGTATTTTAAACAAGATTAAATGCAATGACAATGAAATCTGTGTCCACTCACCATGTTGCAGTGTAGCTGGATGAGGACCAAACAGTATCCTTGTTGCTTTATGATGGAGCAGCTCACAAAACAATGGCTAGATATACTGACCCCTGTCCCCTCTATAATGGCGCATGCTTAGGGGCTATAAATACTCCATGCCTTCTTTAGGCAGAGACCCAGGTAAAGAGGACTATTCTCTCGCCACCATTGTCAGAGTTCATGAGATTTAGGGATAATAGCCAAACACACATACCCCATTACTGAGGCCCAAGAATAACAACAGGACATAGCTTTGGCTCGGGAAGGACAGTTGAGTTTGAGACTGACAGTTGCACTTGATGGGATCCATCATCCAGCTGTCCTGTTAGTGCTCCACAGAGACCCAGGCTGTGCTCTGATGAGAGCAGTTTCCTGGTAGCACAATAAACGGAACTGTTAGCTAAAGCTTTCTGAGCCCCAAAAAGACTTGATCATAAACAGCATGCCAGGCTGTGGAAAACATTAGTAGGAAACATTGTCCGTATGATGTGTTTCATCAACAATGCTGTTCAGGTTTTCTCTTGCAGTTGAACAGTTATTAACCTACTTCCATTTACTTGGAAATAGATTACTGTTTAATCTTATGGGTTGTAGTTCATCCAAATGTGCACAAAGGTTATTCTTAGGGATTTGTGCCCTGAcacattcagtttgaaataaaataatgaatactacattaaaaaaacaaacttcaggtttaatatgatatatatatatatatatatatatatatatatacacactgctcaaaaaataaaggaacactttttaatctaagtttTGCATCAAgttagtcaaacatgtgggacactgatctggtcaagtaagtaacggaggaggtttttagtcagtttcagctgctttggtgttcataaaattaacaacagatgcactagaggggtaacaatgagataacccccaaaacaggaatgagtttacaggtgaaggccactgacatttttttccttcctaatcttttctgactgtttttcactagttttgcatttggctagggtcagagtcacttctggtagcatgaggcgatacctggaccctacagaggttccacagacagtccaactcctccaggatggcacatcagtgtgtgccattgccagaaggtttgctgtgtctcccagcacagtctcaacagcatggaggagattccaggagacaggcagttagtctaagagagctggacaggaccgtagaaggtcctcaaccgatcagcaggacaggtatctgctcctttgtgcaaggaggaacaggatgagcactgcaatagctctacaaaatgacctccagcagaccactggtgtgaatgtctctgaccaaacaatcagaaagagatgtaatgagagtggtctgagggcccaccGTCCTCTAGTGGACCCTGTGCTCGCTGatcggcaccgtggagctcggttgACATTTGCCATGGAAcgcaggaattggcaggtccaccactggtgccctgtgcttttcacagatgagagcaggttcaccctgagcacatgtgacagacatgaaagggtctggagaagccgtggagaacgttatgctgcctgtaacattgttcagcatgatcggtttggtggtgggtcagtgatggtgtggggaggcatatccatggagggacgcacagacctctacaggctggacaatggcattctgactgccattaggtatcaggaggaaatcctttgacccattgtcagaccctaaattggtgcagtggtcctggattccttctgctGCATGACAATGCCCGATCTTATGTGGttagagaactcatgcagttcctggaggataaaggaactgataccattagctggcccctaAGCTtgcctgacctgaatccaatagaacacctttggaacattatgttttgttccatccgacaccatcaggttgctcctcagactgtccaggagctcagcaaTGCCCTGGTCCAACTCTGgcaggagataccccaggacaccatctgtcgtctcattcagagcttgtcccggcatcgtcagtcatgcataaaagcac
Protein-coding regions in this window:
- the myl2b gene encoding myosin, light chain 2b, regulatory, cardiac, slow; the encoded protein is MAPKKAKKRAEGASSNVFSMFEQAQIQEFKEAFTIMDQNRDGFIDKNDLRDTFAALGRLNVKQEEIDDMLKEAPGPVNFTVFLTMFGEKLKGADPEETILNAFKVFDPEGKGTLKKDFVTEMLTTQADRFSPEEMEQMFAAFPPDVAGNLDYKNLVYVITHGEEKDQE